CGAGAGAGACACATGGAAACCATGCAGGCAGCGGGCATGAGCAAGATGAAGCAAGCATATCATGTGTACACGTTCACATTAAGGGAGAGTGTTGGAGATACAGTAATGTTCATGTTGTACACACACATATGAGACCGTACAATACTCACTCTCAGACAGCAATCGCCGTAAATAAACTATGTCGAGCAAAATAGTCGAAAATTTGACCTTCCAAGTAAAATGGCTCCCAAATTTTCAACTTTGCACTTTTTCATCAttttacatagtatagccataagttctgtcagtcgatgcatatagcgagaaatgttaggccgcaGAAACTGGTAACACCGCGCACGAAGAGTACCTGACTATAGCCCACTTCCGAAGGTTAGTAGCACGATGAAGTTCcctaactacgaaaaaagaagcgcgattattgcgttgcaccaatgtgggaatacgccgaaaaagattcatagtttgttaaaaaagctgccggtaaacgaaAGATTCGTTTTTTGaacattagctcgataccgcgaaacagctgatatggttgacaggccgcgggAGGGGTGCCTGCGCTCAAACGTCGCCCGAATGTCGTGCATGgtgtgcgtgagcgtttacgtcacaatcctctccgcaagcagaaacgaatgtcggcggaaatggacgtttcaactcgaagtatgagccgtattttacgagaagatctcgaTCTCGGTGCGTACCGACGGTGCGTTAGGCATATGTTAACgtcaaaactgaaggaaatacggcgaactcggtgtactgctcttctgcaacgatttcccggtaaaaaatgtcgcaaaattctattttctgatgaaaaaatttttaccatGGAGGAAAAGTTCAACCGACAAATAATCGAGTATGCTTATCATTTTTATGAAGCCAAAAAAATTCTCCGCGAGCCCAACGTtgtcaccatccgacttctgtcatgtCGTCTGTCGCCCCACCATACGGGCGTCTCAAATCACgcagtaactgatattcatttctgcgaggtCGCCGCCAAAACCAATGCGAccgtgtacgaaaagatgttagaagatgtagtcgagccattgaaTGACTCCCTATTCGCTGGAAAACCGTGGTGCTTTCAGCAGGACTCGGCCCACGCTCACAAAACCTAGATAATtcagcaatggtaagcaacgcatgttcctgacttcataaccgcaGGTGAATGGGCttcaggcagcccagatttaaatcctctggactacagcctttgggctaagttagaggagactgcctgcgatcgaacttacaccgatttggagagtttgaagacCAGCATCTTGCGTACAGCTCGAGCGggcgtgaagcgatcgatgtatggcctcacagacttcgggcctgtataACTGCTAGCGGCggtcattttgaataattttttttttcgtttgaaagctctatgtttcccttttctgATGGCATACTTTTCaattgactgacagaacttatggctatactatagggcctacaaataagtcggttttttgtttaaatttgaagctttattgtgaaaaattggttatacattcattgttcaaagtattgcccatcgctagccacaactttcttccatctttcaggcaattgatAGATACCATTGCGCCAAAAATTGgtcggcttggccgctatccactcatcgagccattttttgagttcgtcgtaattggagaagtgctagtcagccaggccatgctgcatcgaccggaacaaatagtaatcagaaggagcaatgtctggagagtacggcgaGTGGGGTAGgagttcccatttcaacgtttctagatatgttttaacaggctgtgcaacatgtggacgagcattgtcatgttgcaaaataactttatcatgcctttgctggtattgcggctgttttttcttgagttcgcggctcaaacgcatcatttgacgtcggtagagtttgcccgtgaccgtttcgttcggttttaacagctcatagtataccacacccagctggtcccaccatatacacagcatgatcttctcaccatgaatattcgctttggccgtcgatgatgaggcatggccggggtatccccacgttgcccgacgcttgggattatcgtcatggatccacttttcatcaccagtaactattcgatgcagaaaacccttcctttcttgtcgttgaagcagttgctcgcacgtgaaaaaacggcgttcgacgtcttttggcttcagttcatacggaacccaatttccgacctttccgatcattcccattgctttaaacggtgggaaatggcttgctgagtgactccaagtgtttttccaagttcttcttgcgtttgcgatggatcttggtcgagcaatgcctctaattcttcatcttcaaaaattgttggccgtccggcgcgctcttcgtcttccaagtcaaaattgccacttttaaaccgtccaaactaCCTCTGACAGGTTCGCTCaaatagagcatggtcaccataaacttccaccaaaatgcgatgactttcggttgcttttttcttcatattgaaataatgaagtagaactccccgcaaaaacacattatttggtacaaaattggccattttcgttgatgaaaaaaatattgctgtttacacttcaattaaataatttatactgacgtttgtgcctattgacagtagctttcggatgaatgtttggaaatgtgcatCAATTGAATATGTGGCAACCGAAACTGACTTTTCCCGTTCTCAATTTCACCGCTTGGAGTGCTGCACATCGCAAGTGGACAACCGCCGTTAGCATTTTGAAAAAAGTCGTTCCGTCCGTCCCCACGATTGAAGTTGTTCACGTTGTTTCTGTCTGTGCACCTTATCACGTctcaataaatttatgtttacgCTGTAGTTAGCGAACGAATATTTGTGTTTTATTATCGTGCTActacaattggtgaccccgacgtgattttcGGAAGCCGGTGCGACCCTTGTTTCGGAAGTGCTGAATTGTGAAAACCGCGTCGTAATATCTGACTCGAATCGTGCAAGTTTGGTCAAGATGGCTACCTACACCAACGCGCATACCGAAGACCTGGACGAGACGCTGGCAGAAAACCGCGCTAGCCCCAATCCATTTATAGCTCGTCAACCCGTGTCTCAGTTCGTCGAAGCCATACATAACTTAAAGCTTCCGAATTTTTGGAGACAACGACCACAATTATGGTTCGCCCATATTGAATCGCAGTTCGTTGTGAACCGCATTACAAGCgacaacaacaaattccacGCGGTTGTCGCGGCGCTCGATGCCACCATCATGGAGGAGGTAGCAGACATAGTGGAGAAGCCGCCTGAAGTGAAAAAATACGACGAAATCAAGCGGAAACTCATCATCAGGTTCAGTGATTCACCAGAAAATCTGCTAAGTAGGGCTCTATCGGAGTTAGAACTGGGCGATCTGAAGCCGTCTAGCCTGTGGCGTCAGATGCGGAGTATGGTCGACGGTCAGCTTAGCGACGATACGCTAAAAACGTTCTGGCTAAAAATGCTGCCAAGCAGAGCGCGTGAAATGGTAGCGACCAACATCGACGTGGACGCCCTGACCGAAATGGCCGACAAGATCATGCGCGTGAACGATTCACACGTGGCCGCCATCAGCTCGTCCGAGTCTAATGAAAACCGGTTCGAACAAGAGCTTGCGGTCATCAACAAGAAATTCGAGCAACTAACGGCTGAACTACGAAACAACCGACAGAGACAACGATCTCGATCTCGCTCTACGGGACGGCGACGAACAACCAGCACATCGTTGCCATCGTCACCCGGCGCCAACGATATTTGCTACTATCATCGCCGCTTCGGCAACTGCGCAAGGAATTGTCGTGCGCCATGCACCTTTCGCCAGCCGGAAAACTAATCACCTCGTCGTCACTTTCTGCGGTTTAGGACGACGAGACTCCATCAAACCGCCTACTCGTAAGAGATCACCGTCATGGATTGCGTTTTCTTGTCGATAGTGGAGCCGACGTCTCAGTGGTTCCGATGAAGATGTTTTCGAAAAACACTAGCCCGTCAGATGTGAAACTGTTCGCTGCAAACGGATCTCCCATCGATACATTCGGAGAAAAGCTTCTGAATCTCGATTTCGGACTTCGACGTGCCTTTAAATGGAAATTTTGCATCGCCCGAGTCAACCGACCGATCCTTGGGGCAGATTTCTTGCGACATTTCAAATTACTTGTTGACATCAAGAATAAACGACTGTTAGACTCTAACACATCCCTCAGTTCAACAGCATACAGATTCAGAGGCGCCGATCCAACAATATCAACGATCGAACCGAACAactcttaccatcgacttctagCACAGTTTCCCGAAATAACAACGACCGCAGGTATGTCATCATATCATTACAACCGAACCACCGGTTTCGGAAAAACCCCGACGACTGCCTCCCGACAAATATAAAGCAGCTAATGCCGAATTCGAATATATGATGGAAAAAAGCATCTGCAGGCCATCGAACAGTCCGTGGGCAAGTCCATTGTTgctaaaagcaaaaaaatccGGCGAATGGCGTGCGTGCGGTAATTATCGCGGTCTCAACAAAATCACCGTGCCCGACAGCTATCCGGTACCGCACATCCACGACATCACACAACATCTCGCTGGCAAAAAGATTTTTTCGGTGATTGACCTTATacgagctttccaccaaatcccagtcgcGCCCGAcgacattccaaagacagctGTGATAACTCCTTTCGGGTTATTCGAATTCCTGGTAACGACATTCGGACTCTGTAATGCTGCACAGACGTTTCAACGACATATCGATAATGCACTTCGTGGTCTCGATTTCATTTGGGCATACCTCGACGACATCTTTATCGCGTCCGATTCGGAAGAACAACACGAGGAACACCTCCAAATCGTTTTCGAACGACTTCGTATGTACGGACTAAAGATCAACCCAGTCAAATGCGTATTTGGTGTTAACAAGATAGAATTCTTGTCTCACCAGATCTCGTGCGACGGAATCGAACCATCTGCGGTCAAGGTCAAAGCGATCAGACAGTATCCGAAACCTACGAACATCATCGAGTTGCGAAGATATCTCGGTGTAATCAACTTTTACCGAAGGTTTCTGCCGGGAGCAGCTACAATTCTCGCACGCCTCAACAGCTATCTGCGAGAAAGCCGAAAGAACGACAAACGTACGATCGTTTGGAATCCCGCATCCGAGCATGCTTTCGAAGAATCAAAACGACTAATCGCTAACGCGACGATGTTGGCACACCCAGTTGCCGGCGCCAAACTTTCAATTACCACCGATGCATCCGACGTCGCAACTGGTGCCGTACTCGAGCAATTCCACAATGGACTTCGCCAACCACTTGGGTTTTATTCCAAGAAGCTATCCGAAACCCAAGCCCGATATAGCACATACGACCGGGAATTACTCGCAATATACAATGGCGTGAAATTCTTTCGACATATGCTAGAAGGACGTGAGTTCACGATACGCACCGACCATCGACCGCTGATATAtgcttttcaacaaaaattggagaaagcaTCACCGAGACAGTGCCGACAGCTTCAGTACATCTCACAGTTCACCACCGACATCGTCCATGTCTCCGGTCAGGAGAATTGTGTCGCGGATGCACTGTCTAGAATCGAAATCGAAGCCATCGCAATGCCGGCCGCGGTCACGATCACTGAAATCGCCGACGCACAGGCAGACGACCAAGAACTTCGAGAATTGCTAAAATCCACATCCTCGCTTGTCCTGCAGCAATTCACCTTCAGCAACAGCGACAAGCCAGTCTACTGTGACACATCCGCGCAAGTCATACGACCATACGTACCGCGCTCTCTCAGGCGGAGAGTATTCAACGTCTTTCATGGTCCATCACATCCCAGTGGCCGAGCAACCAGCAAAGCAATGCGGAAGAAATATGTTTGGCCCGGAATCGCCAAAGATTCCACCACCTGGGCCAAAAACTGTATTCAATGCCAAAGGGCAAAAATACATCGCCATGTCCGAAACATACCACTGCAGTACGCACAATCGAGCAGCCGATTCGAGCACGTCCACTTGGACATAGTTGGCCCGTTGCCACCATGCCAAGGACATCGCTACCTACTGACAATGGTCGACCGATTCAGCAGGTGGCCAGAGGCTGTCCCAATATCCGATATAACTGCAGACACTGTCGCAACAGCATTCTATGCGCATTGGATAGCAAGATTCGGATCCCCACGCACCGTCACTACAGACCAGGGTTCGCAGTTCGAATCTTCCCTCTTTCGAGCTCTCACTCAGTTGACTGGATGCAAGCGAACACGTAGTTCTCCGTATCACCCAGCGGCCAACGGCATGGTAGAACGCTGGCATCGAACTTTAAAAACCGCGCTTAGGTGCCATGAGAATCACCGATGGGTTGAGACTCTACCAACAGTACTACTCGGCTTACGGACATCAGTAAAATCCGACTTGAAGTGCTCACCAGCCGAACTCGTATACGGCACAACACTTCGCTTGCCTGGCGAACTATTTCTCGACATCGAAATGCAAAACGATCCGCAGATATTCGTCGAAAAATTCAGGCGAGATATGCAGCAACTTCGCGCCTCGCCGGTCGAACATCATAGAAAAGACAGCATATTCGTTTTCAAAGATCTGTACTCCTGTACGCATGTCTTCCTTCGAGACGATACCTCACGGAGGCCGCTACAGTGTCCTTACATGGGACCTTACGAGGTTGTAAAGAGAAATAGCGATCGAGTGTTTACGATACGATGCAACGACAAAACTGTTGTCGTATCCACCGAACGACTCAAACCAGCGTACACAATCCGAGAGGACGACGACTTCATCGAACCAGCTATCATCCAACATCGAAGCGAATCACAATTAACAAATCGACCATTGCGAACATATTCTGGACCGAAAAGCAAGAAAGTCACAATCGCTCAATGACCTCGATCATCTCGATTATTGACAAACGAATCgcaaacaacattctgtcttgTTGACAATCCATCATGTGTTCGCTAGGAGGGGGATAATGTGGCAACCGAAACTGACTTTTCCCGTTCTCAATTTCACCGCTTGGAGTACTGCACATCGCAAGTGGACAACCGCCGTTAGCATTTTGAAAAAAGTCGTTCCGTCCGTCCCCACGATTGAAGTTGTTCACGTTGTTTCTGTCTGTGCACCTTATCACGTctcaataaatttatgtttacgCTGTAGTTAGCGAACGAATATTTGTGTTTTATTATCGCGCTActacaaataaaaaacaagctacgccatctattgtgaaaaccgacagaacttatttgtaggcctaatattTATAGGTATATCCTTCCCCTTAGTATGTCAGTAAACGAATAaaacttattttttctttttcagatcaaaagaaaaaaattacagctgCCGCACTTTTTGATGTCGCGAGAAACAAGCGTTGGACATCCAAAGAAAAcccaatttttttattagtttCAAGTTCGAATTAATTTAtgtctttattttaaaatgatctGATTATGTTATCCCCTctaaaaaaaaaccggaaaatGCGTATTCTTCCCGTTTCTTAAGGTATTTCTCCCCTTAAACGAAAGCGATCGCTTGCGTATCCTAATGAAACTTACCTTGTCATCATAGAATCCCTTATCGTCCAACCTTTGTTGTCCTAGTAGCCTATCAGTTTCTAAATCAGTGTCAGCCTCCTCTTCTTCTTGGACTTGGTCCTTTTGTGTGCATTCTGCTACCACACTTTCATCTGGCGAACTATTACGCGGCACCCACACTGGAGAATCTCGTTCCACCAGGTTCGATTCGTCACTGTACTTTGTTTTCCCTGGAAGTGTTTTCGTGCGTTGCAGGATTGATCGAATATCTTTCAGAGCCTCCTGAATGTCCTGTCGCTCAGTTTCATTTACAACTACCGCTCTAACGGGAACAGGTGCAGGGGACGGTGGAGGAGTTGATTGTACTAGAAAACATCACTTATTAGTTAACATTCATAATTTTTACGTGGTTACTTACTAATGGAATGAACTTGTTCATATttgctatctttattgttcttatagtGATTTACATTGTTACTACTAGTCAGTTCGGCATCATTATATGCTATTGAATTCTCCTTTTCACAATTCGGTTCCGTCTTAACATTCTCCATGGGAGTCATCTCTATAAATGTCCTATCTAATATAACCGACAAATTATTCTCAGTATCCGACGCATGTCCACTTGATAGACCATCTTCTAAGACAGGCATGCTAGTGTATAGTCTGCCGAAGTCCGTCTGACAATTCATATCATTCGAGAGACTATCTAAATCGCCACAGTTTGAGTCGTAATCAGTTGTTTCCGGTGACAGGGTGAAATTCCGCGAATGGCGACGTACGTTCACTGCCAGCTCAGTGTCAACTATTTCTCCGCTACTTCTACTATTCGAGTCAATGTACAGTTCAAAGTCGTTTTGATCGTAATCTTCAACCgccttaaaaatgcaaaatatcccAGTATAACTAACCATAAAATACTTAAATAATCAATTTGAAACAAATAAACGTTCTCTACTAGAAACGCTCCGCACTTACCCGCTTAGAAGATGACTTATGAATCACAAACTCTTCATCTTGAATGCGAGCTAGTCGTTGTCCAATGTACGCCTTCTCCGACTCATCTACTGCTCTAGCATAATCTTGGTCCTAAGGAAGAAAAACATTCACATACCCCAAAGCTTCACGAAAACCCATCAATGCAACTTACATAACTTCCCAAATCATCGCTTTCAGCGCAATCGCTGAATTTCTTCTCATCGTCGGCAGCTGGACATTTGAAAAACTCTTCTAAAACTTTTCTAGTCTCGGAAAATTCGTATAGATAATCAAAGGCCGGTGTTTTACTACTAACATTATCGCCGTTATTCTTTGAATCATCAAGCTCGTCGTTATTTGAAGCCTCTGTTTCATGACCATTCGTCGATACTCTTTGCGGGAAACCAGGTCGCGGTGGTATCAACGACGACGGAGTGCTTGCATTAACACTTTCCGTCTGGAAATTTTTCTGCTGCATATCGTATTGATGGTTCCCGATTCGTCGGGGTGAGCCCTCGTACTCAGCAATGGGTAACTGACCGATCATTTTCGTCACTTTCAACACATCCTCATTGCTAATTTCAGTTTCAGGCGTCTTGATCCAATTCGTATCGATATCATCGAAAACAACAATTTCACCTTCTCTTACCAATCCAATACTCACTTTCCCTACATCGGTAGGCGAGCCAGGACTAGTCGACGAAGTGTGATTAGCATGCTGACTGACGGGACTTCTTCCTACCCGAATCTGATGCTGATGGTTTTGAGAATAGTGAACTTCCGTTAGATCCGGCGAATTTAATACTGTACTGGCTGGGGTAGTGTTTGGACTGCGTTTTCGCATTTCCAAAACAAAGCGTTCCGGATTCTTAGGGACATCTGATTTGTCCAGGGCTGAATCATTGCTCAACTTCGGATAGGTATTTGGGGTATTGCGGGGATATCCCCGATCGTTTTCTGGGTTCATTTCTCTTAACAAATTTTCGCTAAACTATTGAGTATATACGTGCGAGTTATCTTTATAATTTATTGTCAAATTTGTAGTTGCGATGCGATGTAAATCTTAcgattcgagctgaaaagaatcGGTCAAATATGGTCAAAATAAGGTCATGTACAAAATTGCAATGAGCCCCCTAGACACGATACCTGGGAGGTCAATCGAAAATAATTGATGGAGTTGGTTACCTACAAGACAATAAAAGTTTTCACGCCAAGCCCTATCACCGTGCAAAAGGAGGAGAGCCCAGGCTAGTAGAACTCAGAATTGATAAAGCCTAGGGTTATGCCAAGGAAGTTTTTCAACCAATCACTAAAGGCCGATATAAAGGAGTTGAAGTAGTTGGAAAGAAAAGTGGTGGggagcgagcaacttgcgtgtcgaaAGCATTCAAATGTAACTCGTGGCGTTTGAGACCtaagcaacagctggtagatgctacacttctggtatTCCTCCAGCAAgctgcacccctagccgtatccATCAATGCCTCAGACATGCCCTAGATGCTATTCGTCACCATAAAGTGAAACAAATctagcaaccgttgagcttcttccccAAACTGCTGAATCCTGCTCAATGGAACCATACaactatgatcgtgagttattagctgGGTAAATGCTTCCgttattcccttgaaggcaggccgtccACATGGTTCACGGACcttaagccactcacttttgctttaaaacaaaagttgacttccgacattcaacgcgTGTCCGGAAAAGATAATATGACTGCCGACGCTTTGCtacgtgttgcagaggtcaacATCCCAGCCACCGTTAGTTTTCCGACAATTGCCGAAGCGTAGAAAGACGACGGAGTTctgaggaccaactccaaatacacatttagggagttttctATTTCCGGCTCTACATACAGTGTATACTGTGAggcctcagacaagggaccaaggccatatattcctaccgatttccgaaagaaagtatttcacgccgttcacgatcttgcgcacccaggcattgggacaacgaatcggttagtcaccgcaaagtatttctggccgtccatgaacaaagacATTAATTGTTGGACcaaacagtgcatcgcatgccagattgTAGTCTTGCATGTGAGGAACAAGGTAGGAGTGTTCCatcggtccaccaagcgttttcacacaatccacttcgacatcattggccctttgcgagactcgcacggttttaggtattgcctcacaatcatcgatagattcacgcagtgaggcaatacctcagaaagacattactgcacaatcttgtttTGAGTGCCTccgtcgagaatggattccacgcccGTCGTCggtaattataatcaccgagcAAGGAATGCAGTTTAAATCTTCCCAtttctcagagttaggcaaactcctcggTTTTAAACACCACCGGACAACCGACAATGAAATGCTCGAAAGATGGCaaaggacgctgaaggccgctataatgacccaaaacgacccttcttggtcgcaggtcctaccactcgttctacttggcctccgaacagccaCCGAGAGGAATTTTCAGCAAGTTCCGCGGAGCTGTTATACGAGGAGAACCTGAGACTTCTCAACGACCCTGTTTCCGACATCACGTCGGAAGTCTACGTTACTGGTCTATTGTGTCTGCTCAAGGACGGAATGCAGAAGCTGAAGCCTCCACCAACCACGTGAAAACCGTGACTGacgtgcccagggatctcgaatcaTGTACGTATGTCCTTATCCCGCTGCAGCCGCATTACGAGGGCCCCTTCAAAGTCCTCGAGCGAGGCCGATACCTTATAGCCTCAACGTCAGGGGCACAGTCAAACGGGTCTCCTTGGCTACACTGAAGCCCTTCTTCCAAAAAGGAAGCGCAACCAGGAGAAGGGACGCGCAACGAATTCGTTTTAACTTGCGGCAGCCGAGTTAAGGGAGCCGTGCGTCTGGTCTGGTTCCTCGGTGAAACTCCTTTGATTTCAGCTAGCGATGGAGTATTGTGGCGGAGCGTGACATCgaaaaagattttttaacaacgaaaattgtttttcgatgtcacagCGGAGTCAGACAAGGCGGAGATGTGTCCTGCTATTCATTGTTTTACTTCTATTTAACTTAACATTTTTGGAGCATCGCCTGATTCGACGAAAGCTTTCAGCCCTggacgtcgagcttgaaggagtgctcccgtcgctccaggactttaaaggAGTCCTTATATGGTGGGACCTGCGAGCATGTTTAACCCTACTCTGATATTCAGCACAGCTTTACCGCAGATTCTGCTCGTATACGATCTTCGCGGGGCTGGCCATAAACTCCTCTCGATGGGCTATGCGAatgccgaggaggacgaaagacaAGAATTGCGACCACGGTGGATGACGACCCATTAAGGCTGCCTTTTGCCTTTAGCGTccacatcccattggactgcggatgatatGAAGTGGTCttgtggcgtttgaaacccaggcgcttgcctaactc
The DNA window shown above is from Hermetia illucens chromosome 5, iHerIll2.2.curated.20191125, whole genome shotgun sequence and carries:
- the LOC119656646 gene encoding amyloid-beta A4 precursor protein-binding family A member 1 isoform X2 is translated as MNPENDRGYPRNTPNTYPKLSNDSALDKSDVPKNPERFVLEMRKRSPNTTPASTVLNSPDLTEVHYSQNHQHQIRVGRSPVSQHANHTSSTSPGSPTDVGKVSIGLVREGEIVVFDDIDTNWIKTPETEISNEDVLKVTKMIGQLPIAEYEGSPRRIGNHQYDMQQKNFQTESVNASTPSSLIPPRPGFPQRVSTNGHETEASNNDELDDSKNNGDNVSSKTPAFDYLYEFSETRKVLEEFFKCPAADDEKKFSDCAESDDLGSYDQDYARAVDESEKAYIGQRLARIQDEEFVIHKSSSKRAVEDYDQNDFELYIDSNSRSSGEIVDTELAVNVRRHSRNFTLSPETTDYDSNCGDLDSLSNDMNCQTDFGRLYTSMPVLEDGLSSGHASDTENNLSVILDRTFIEMTPMENVKTEPNCEKENSIAYNDAELTSSNNVNHYKNNKDSKYEQVHSIIQSTPPPSPAPVPVRAVVVNETERQDIQEALKDIRSILQRTKTLPGKTKYSDESNLVERDSPVWVPRNSSPDESVVAECTQKDQVQEEEEADTDLETDRLLGQQRLDDKGFYDDKSCGKASRLKSPINSTNMLSSVGVSSPTGTNHTIGGKSQTFSSATVRQGIGTSLTSPAERGKVLNIDEVAASSPENLQYTKSPTGSIKSKTNADIDPGSDKKSKSRNKEALLDPAVLIEGVLFRARYLGSTQLVCEGQPTKSTRMMQAEEAVSRIKALAPEGESQPSAEVDLFISTEKIMVLNTDLKEIMMDHALRTISYIADIGDLVVLMARRRFVPSENDENVKPNRTPKMICHVFESDEAQFIAQSIGQAFQVAYMEFLKANGIEDHSFVKEMDYQEVLNSQEIFGDELEIFAKKELQKEVVVPKAKGEILGVVIVESGWGSMLPTVVIANLMSSGAAARCGQLNIGDQLIAINGMSLVGLPLSTCQNYIRNTKNQTAVKFTVVPCPPVVEVKIKRPNTKYQLGFSVQNGVICSLLRGGIAERGGVRVGHRIIEINNQSVVAVPHEKIVNLLATSVGEILMKTMPTSMFRLLTGQENPIYI
- the LOC119656646 gene encoding amyloid-beta A4 precursor protein-binding family A member 1 isoform X6 is translated as MNPENDRGYPRNTPNTYPKLSNDSALDKSDVPKNPERFVLEMRKRSPNTTPASTVLNSPDLTEVHYSQNHQHQIRVGRSPVSQHANHTSSTSPGSPTDVGKVSIGLVREGEIVVFDDIDTNWIKTPETEISNEDVLKVTKMIGQLPIAEYEGSPRRIGNHQYDMQQKNFQTESVNASTPSSLIPPRPGFPQRVSTNGHETEASNNDELDDSKNNGDNVSSKTPAFDYLYEFSETRKVLEEFFKCPAADDEKKFSDCAESDDLGSYDQDYARAVDESEKAYIGQRLARIQDEEFVIHKSSSKRAVEDYDQNDFELYIDSNSRSSGEIVDTELAVNVRRHSRNFTLSPETTDYDSNCGDLDSLSNDMNCQTDFGRLYTSMPVLEDGLSSGHASDTENNLSVILDRTFIEMTPMENVKTEPNCEKENSIAYNDAELTSSNNVNHYKNNKDSKYEQVHSIIQSTPPPSPAPVPVRAVVVNETERQDIQEALKDIRSILQRTKTLPGKTKYSDESNLVERDSPVWVPRNSSPDESVVAECTQKDQVQEEEEADTDLETDRLLGQQRLDDKGFYDDKSCGKASRLKSPINSTNMLSSVGVSSPTGTNHTIGGKSQTFSSATVRQGIGTSLTSPAERGKVLNIDEVAASSPENLQYTKSPTGSIKSKTNADIDPGSDKKSKSRNKEVLIEGVLFRARYLGSTQLVCEGQPTKSTRMMQAEEAVSRIKAPEGESQPSAEVDLFISTEKIMVLNTDLKEIMMDHALRTISYIADIGDLVVLMARRRFVPSENDENVKPNRTPKMICHVFESDEAQFIAQSIGQAFQVAYMEFLKANGIEDHSFVKEMDYQEVLNSQEIFGDELEIFAKKELQKEVVVPKAKGEILGVVIVESGWGSMLPTVVIANLMSSGAAARCGQLNIGDQLIAINGMSLVGLPLSTCQNYIRNTKNQTAVKFTVVPCPPVVEVKIKRPNTKYQLGFSVQNGVICSLLRGGIAERGGVRVGHRIIEINNQSVVAVPHEKIVNLLATSVGEILMKTMPTSMFRLLTGQENPIYI
- the LOC119656646 gene encoding amyloid-beta A4 precursor protein-binding family A member 1 isoform X1 produces the protein MNPENDRGYPRNTPNTYPKLSNDSALDKSDVPKNPERFVLEMRKRSPNTTPASTVLNSPDLTEVHYSQNHQHQIRVGRSPVSQHANHTSSTSPGSPTDVGKVSIGLVREGEIVVFDDIDTNWIKTPETEISNEDVLKVTKMIGQLPIAEYEGSPRRIGNHQYDMQQKNFQTESVNASTPSSLIPPRPGFPQRVSTNGHETEASNNDELDDSKNNGDNVSSKTPAFDYLYEFSETRKVLEEFFKCPAADDEKKFSDCAESDDLGSYDQDYARAVDESEKAYIGQRLARIQDEEFVIHKSSSKRAVEDYDQNDFELYIDSNSRSSGEIVDTELAVNVRRHSRNFTLSPETTDYDSNCGDLDSLSNDMNCQTDFGRLYTSMPVLEDGLSSGHASDTENNLSVILDRTFIEMTPMENVKTEPNCEKENSIAYNDAELTSSNNVNHYKNNKDSKYEQVHSIIQSTPPPSPAPVPVRAVVVNETERQDIQEALKDIRSILQRTKTLPGKTKYSDESNLVERDSPVWVPRNSSPDESVVAECTQKDQVQEEEEADTDLETDRLLGQQRLDDKGFYDDKSCGKASRLKSPINSTNMLSSVGVSSPTGTNHTIGGKSQTFSSATVRQGIGTSLTSPAERGKVLNIDEVAASSPENLQYTKSPTGSIKSKTNADIDPGSDKKSKSRNKEALLDPAVLIEGVLFRARYLGSTQLVCEGQPTKSTRMMQAEEAVSRIKALAPEGESQPSAEVDLFISTEKIMVLNTDLKEIMMDHALRTISYIADIGDLVVLMARRRFVPSENDENVKPNRTPKMICHVFESDEAQFIAQSIGQAFQVAYMEFLKANGIEDHSFVKEMDYQEVLNSQEIFGDELEIFAKKELQKEVVVPKAKGEILGVVIVESGWGSMLPTVVIANLMSSGAAARCGQLNIGDQLIAINGMSLVGLPLSTCQNYIRNTKNQTAVKFTVVPCPPVVEVKIKRPNTKYQLGFSVQNGVICSLLRGGIAERGGVRVGHRIIEINNQSVVAVPHEKIVNLLATSVGEQILMKTMPTSMFRLLTGQENPIYI